The following DNA comes from Marichromatium purpuratum 984.
CTGGCCACCGCCGGGTACTCGACACCGAGCGCGCGGTGCGGCAGGACGTTGACGCGCAGCGCCGGCTCGGCGCCGAGCGCGGCCTGACGGATACCGCGACTGCCCATGCGCAGGTGGGTGAGGCTGAGGCAGTGATAGGCCGCGCCGAGCGCGGTCTCGGCCTCGCGCCGCAGCGCGCGGTACTCGTCGATGCGCTCGTAGACCAGTCGGGTGAGCAGCTCGCGCTTGCGTTCGAGCAGATCGTGTCCGGCGATCAGGAACTGCGCCTGCTGCTGTAGCCGCAGCAGGCTGCTCTTGGTCGGCGGTATCTTGATCAGCGATTCGGTCATGGTGCCTGATTCCGGTGCTCAGCCCGAGGGGGCAGGGTTGGCGTCCTGGCGCGCGTC
Coding sequences within:
- a CDS encoding V-type ATP synthase subunit D, with product MTESLIKIPPTKSSLLRLQQQAQFLIAGHDLLERKRELLTRLVYERIDEYRALRREAETALGAAYHCLSLTHLRMGSRGIRQAALGAEPALRVNVLPHRALGVEYPAVASERLPLKPVGLLGTDASFDATRANLAEAAVLLARLGEVETALHRLMEEQRKAQKRVNALKYNIIPRYQRTIRFIRSALEEEERNALFQVKLLRERQT